In Deltaproteobacteria bacterium HGW-Deltaproteobacteria-18, the following proteins share a genomic window:
- a CDS encoding patatin, giving the protein MNTTSNLKIGLALGSGSSRGWAHIGIIRALAEQGIRPDIVCGTSVGALVGAAHVAGNLDRLEEWVRSLTRLETASFFELNSSFTGFVNTSRLRKFLERHVAKADTRIENMAMQYGSVATDLESGREIWFTKGPMLEAVWASISLPGLFPAIRHEGRWLVDGGLVNPVPVSVCRALGADVVIGVNLNGDIVGKHLAKTPKKEKKNGVAEAFSNLVKEYAGPLFSFSEEQDEPPGLFDAIAGSVNIAQERITRSRLAGDPPEILLAPKLSHIGLLELFRAEEAIEEGRKCVQRAMPEIDFLLQKM; this is encoded by the coding sequence ATGAACACGACCTCAAATCTCAAGATCGGCCTTGCCCTGGGCAGCGGCTCTTCACGCGGCTGGGCCCACATCGGCATCATCCGGGCTCTGGCGGAGCAGGGCATACGCCCGGATATCGTCTGCGGAACCTCTGTCGGGGCGCTTGTCGGCGCAGCCCACGTCGCAGGCAATCTGGACAGACTCGAAGAGTGGGTCCGCTCCCTGACACGGCTTGAAACCGCAAGCTTTTTTGAACTGAACTCCTCTTTCACAGGATTCGTGAACACCTCAAGGCTGCGCAAATTTCTGGAGAGGCACGTGGCCAAAGCGGACACGCGCATCGAGAACATGGCCATGCAATACGGTTCCGTGGCCACGGATCTGGAATCCGGTCGCGAGATATGGTTCACCAAAGGGCCAATGCTGGAAGCCGTGTGGGCCTCCATCTCCCTGCCGGGGCTTTTTCCGGCCATCCGGCACGAAGGCCGCTGGCTCGTGGATGGCGGTCTGGTCAACCCGGTGCCGGTCTCGGTCTGCCGTGCCCTCGGGGCCGACGTTGTCATCGGCGTAAACCTCAACGGCGACATCGTGGGCAAGCATCTGGCGAAGACGCCAAAAAAGGAAAAGAAGAACGGCGTGGCCGAAGCGTTCTCGAATCTGGTCAAGGAATATGCAGGGCCTCTCTTTTCTTTTTCCGAAGAGCAAGACGAACCCCCGGGCCTCTTCGACGCCATCGCCGGTTCCGTGAATATCGCCCAGGAACGCATCACGCGCAGTCGCCTTGCCGGAGACCCTCCGGAGATCCTGCTCGCGCCCAAGCTCTCGCACATCGGACTACTGGAGCTCTTCAGGGCCGAAGAAGCCATTGAAGAAGGCAGAAAATGCGTTCAACGCGCCATGCCCGAGATCGACTTTCTGCTGCAAAAAATGTGA
- a CDS encoding lysine transporter LysE produces the protein MIEVIHYPLFIFTAVTLNLYPGPDTLYILSRSTAQGRAAGIASALGISSGCVIHTLLGALGLAAVVMASATAYQMIKWAGAAYLVYLGLTMMRTGSEDASHAGPGRQTPGRIYVQGVITSVLNPKVALFFMALIPQFIAPGAAHPGLSFLALGLTFVTTSTLWSLVLAMAAGTLHRRLAGGSGSRWLRRLGAGLLVGLGARLAFSD, from the coding sequence ATGATCGAAGTCATCCATTACCCGCTTTTCATCTTTACGGCCGTGACCCTGAATCTCTATCCCGGCCCGGACACCCTCTACATCCTGAGCCGCAGCACGGCTCAGGGCCGCGCCGCAGGAATCGCATCGGCCCTTGGAATTTCCAGCGGATGCGTGATCCACACGCTGCTCGGCGCCCTGGGACTGGCCGCCGTGGTCATGGCCTCGGCCACGGCCTACCAGATGATCAAATGGGCCGGGGCGGCCTATCTCGTCTATCTTGGCCTGACCATGATGCGGACGGGCTCCGAAGACGCCTCACATGCCGGGCCCGGAAGGCAAACCCCGGGCCGCATCTATGTCCAGGGCGTGATCACCAGCGTGCTCAATCCCAAGGTGGCGCTGTTCTTCATGGCACTCATCCCGCAGTTCATCGCCCCGGGCGCCGCCCATCCCGGCCTGTCCTTTCTGGCGCTGGGCCTGACTTTCGTCACCACCAGCACGCTGTGGAGCCTTGTCCTGGCCATGGCCGCCGGGACGTTACACCGGCGACTGGCCGGCGGGTCAGGCTCACGCTGGCTCAGACGCCTGGGCGCAGGTCTGCTGGTCGGCCTTGGAGCGCGGCTGGCTTTTTCCGACTAG